A segment of the Polyodon spathula isolate WHYD16114869_AA chromosome 17, ASM1765450v1, whole genome shotgun sequence genome:
taagaaaaaaaaactgtaaatggaTAAAGTAGTTTTTTAACAATAGCCAACTCTGGTAAGCTGTCACTCCGGTTCACAATCTTTGCTATATTTAGAGGGATTTACCCTAACACGCGTCACTTCCCTTAAAAGCTCACTGACAGAATGCACAGATACAATGCCAATTCAAAATTCCATCTGAAAAGCCTGAAGACTTGACGTTTGTTTTCTTATCATCACAAAAAGGGGCTTTAGATTGTAGCTTTTCTTTTAAGCCTTTCTGATTTTTCtttatgattgttattattaggGAGTACTTTACAAGCTTCTTCGAATAATTGACGCTTGTTCTCGAACTTAAGGAAGGGcctttatacagtataaaaatggtTAACTGCTTTATAAAAGAGAGGGCCAATGACCATATGGAAACTTAAATAGACCCTTAAagtaaacattatatttattaccaatataaataaatacatcattaaatGTTTGGGTCAAAATAAGTTCGCTCCTTTAAGTAACACTCCAAAGGATAGAGTTTTAAGCTATGCGAAGCGCCTCCTTCCAACAGACACCCCCCTTCAACGTTTTCTTCTAGTGGGCCTTTTGATACTTTTAATGATGGAGCATATGCGAAACAAAAACCTCATAGACTGAAGAAGGCGGCTTTGGATAACCGCTGTTTTCTTCCAGAAAGCCAAGCTtgtatggctatatatatatacacacatatatatatacacacacacacacacacacacacacacagattaacaAAACGTGGCTTAATAAGAGATGCTTCAAAAGACCCAGGGTGTAAGCATttgtccagatttagctaaatttCATCGTTTAGGAACAAGACTACAAAATGCCAGGCATTAGGACGGGATTAAACGTTCAATGTCATTCAGCATTTCCTTGGACTGATGTTAAATCTCAATGCATTTTCATGGGCTGGAATCTTTGTTAAAGTCAAAGAGGGAATTCTCTTAatctctgccttttttctttcaTACGAGGCTTCAGACATATAATTGCTGCTGTAGTTAGTCTGTGGGCTATTCACTGGGGGAAAAATATTTCTGAGAAAGACCCTTGAAAGCTTAACGCTACTTAGGCGACATGATTGCTCGCTGATAGTGAGCTGCACACAAGCTGCATATTTTATTGATTATACGCTGTCATAAAATGTGCTATAATGACTGATATGCTACATTAGCATTACACAGCTAGAAGTATATGGACAGTTTGCGCTACAGTATTAAATCATGTATTCATGGTTTCTTTCCAGGCATTTTAGAAATCACTGCTGTGGATGTCGGAGTGGTGGCTATAAAGGGGCTGTTTTCGGGCAGATATCTTGCCATGAACAAAAGAGGACGCCTTTATGCCTCGGTAAGTTACATCACATTTCACAAAAGTCTAAGATAAAAGCCTTGGGGAAAACTTCAAATACCAGGAAGCTATTTTTTCCTTTGATGCCTGTCGTGTAGCGCATATATCCCACATAATGAGGACGCCAAATTATACCAAATTACAAAGATGTTACTGTATTGCCCCTTTGATATGTCATGTTTTTGATCGTGTGTGGGGTGGAGATTACATTTCCTGCGTGTTTTTTAACTTCCAAAAGTTGTTTGTGTCCCCTTCACTTCTCACAAGAAGCATGTTGCCTCGTTCCTGCATACGATATAGCGATAGCAATAGGCCACCCCCTAACTCGACGTGTTTGGAAACGTTGTTTAGTATATTTGgcttgcatttgttttaaattgttttactctacTGTCCCTACTTTATAATGCCCTAAATCATACATTAGGCTACTGGAACACTAATTTGTATGAACAAAATTAGTGaacacattacatttacattgatAGCATTCAAACACTGGCAAGTAATAATGACACCGATTATGTATTCTCAGCACTAGTGTAGCGACAGCAAATGATTCGTTTAGTTAGTTATATTGGCATAATAATGGCATGaaaaaaattattgcaaaacatCGGCTATACTACTGCAATGGCCTGCCCTTGCACAGGTGCGGCAGTGTTTGTAAACACAGGATAGACAACTACCCACAAAAGCAACAGTTACACGTGTTTTAAATGCTGTGATGTCGATCTGCTACGATCTCTTTATATGAGTAACGCATAGGAGAAACTACAGGATTcttatttaggaaaaaaaataataaaacacgaTTCCCAGCTATTAAAACGCAACCTAAAATTATATGGCTACCATGGGTTTCTCCtgcaagtgactttttttttttttttttttgctttctaatATTAAAAGGATGCcaattcttcatttatttttgcttatctCCCACAGGACGCGTATAGCGACGAATGCGAGTTTGTGGAAAGAATTCACGAACTGGGTTATAACACCTACGCTTCACGCCCCTACCGGACGGTGCCAAACGCGGCGTCTGGGGTAAAACGACGAGCCAGTGCTGAAAGACTATGGTACATGTCTATTAACGGCAAAGGGAGACCAAGGAGAGGTTTCAAAACACGTAGAACACAAAAGTCCTCTCTGTTTCTACCCAGAGTGCTGGACAACAAGGACCACGAAATGGTACGGTTATTCCACGCAAAACACAGGGAGAGCATGCAGAAAACTTCAAACAAGAACGGACGGAGCAGACGTGGGCATTAAATCgctctttttttgttaaagaacTTCAAGAAACTATAGACTGATACTACAGAACTAAGTTAATGTGACCAAAATCAACACTGCTGGATTTGTctactttttatataaaatgcatttatttgtagaaggttttttttttttttttttagcattactaaataatgaatgtgtgtatatagctatatatattgaacattttCACCTGTGTGTACACATAGATGTCTTTTTTAGAACCCTGTATAGACTTTTATTCTGGTATAGTCCGAAATATTCTTATGCTATGTTAATGTTAAGCAAACTTATCCATGAACCATAACAGAGTAAATAGCGGAGctctttttctgaaaaaaaaagagaaatatttaaTGCGATAGCCTAGTGTGTTTAAACAGCAAACAAGTAACTTGATGACTTACTACTGTtattaatatctatattatagataaagtccccccccccccccccccccccccccaaaaaaaaaaagacacaccgTCATTTTCCAGTTCAGATCTGGACTGAAATAATCTTGTTCCATTGTTCTCAAATGCAACGAGTTAAGCAATACATTAGTAATAGACCACATGTAATTATAACAGTCACTGTCTTAATGTTACTattagtaaaaaacaaacaaacaaaaaaaaaaaaaaacgatattattaaaaggaacatcattttttttaaagtattttacactaatattttgtatttaaaaaaaaaaaaacttgtcaaggAAGGTGAATTTACTGtagaaatccatttttttttttttttttttttttt
Coding sequences within it:
- the LOC121330383 gene encoding fibroblast growth factor 3-like, producing MVIILILLFLSFLGPSEQNYFSGRLDRTPKAPCATGQSCDPRLRRDAGGRGGVYEHLGGAPRRRKLYCATKYHLQIHPNGKIDGTLDKNSPYSILEITAVDVGVVAIKGLFSGRYLAMNKRGRLYASDAYSDECEFVERIHELGYNTYASRPYRTVPNAASGVKRRASAERLWYMSINGKGRPRRGFKTRRTQKSSLFLPRVLDNKDHEMVRLFHAKHRESMQKTSNKNGRSRRGH